The segment GATGGATCTATTCTGTTTGAAGTGGAAGCAGATGATGGTTATAAACTTTCGGTTGATGATAAAGAAGTATTGAATGCATGGACAAGAAACCGTTGGGGTGCAAGAACCTATAAACTAAACACAGTAAAAGGTAAGACCTACAAATTGGTTCTTGAATATTGGCAGGGTGAAGGAAAGGCCAATGTAAAATTGAAAGCAGGCAACTTACAACAACTGAATTATGCTGACCTACTCAAAAAAGTGAGTGATGCTGATGCAATTATTTACGCAGGTGGCATCTCTCCACAATTGGAAGGAGAAGAAATGCGTGTTGATTATCCCGGCTTTAATGGCGGCGATCGTACAACCATTGCGTTGCCAACTGTACAAACTGAATTGATGAAAAAGCTACATGCAACGGGAAAACCTGTTGTATTTGTTATGCTCACAGGTAGTGCCATTGCTACGCCATGGGAAAGCGAAAACATTCCTGCGATTGTGAATGCATGGTATGGCGGACAAAGTGCAGGTACTGCTGTTGCAGATGTTTTGTTTGGCGACTATAATCCTGCTGGTCGTTTGCCTGTTACATTTTATAAGAGCGATAGTGATCTGCCTGGCTTCAGTGACTATTCGATGGAAGGAAGAACCTATCGTTATTTTAAAGGCGAAGCATTGTATCCCTTTGGTCATGGTTTGAGTTATTCAACATTTGCATATAGTGGTTTGCAATTCCCAAAAACTATTGCAGCAAACAAACCTGTTACTGTTACAGTAACGGTGAAAAATACAGGAAAGCGTGATGGAGATGAAGTAGTGCAGTTGTACGTATCGCATCAACAAACAAAAAGCAAAGCACCTCTTCGTGCATTGAAAGGTTTTAAACGCATTGCGTTGAAAGCAGGTGAAAGTAAAACCATCAGCTTTAAACTTACTCCTGAAGAATTAGCATTGGTGAATGAAACAACCGGTAAGTATTATCAACCGAAAGGAAAAGTACAGATCAGCGTTGGCGGTGGGCAACCGGGTGTAAAAAATAAAACAACCAGTAATGTAGTAAGCTCACAGCTCCTTATTCAATAACATGATTAAATAAGCATTATGAACTCCAACAAACCAAATAGAAGGAAATTTTTGCAAGATGCAACAAAAGCTTCCGGGTTAATGCTGTTTGCGCCAATGGCCGGTAAGTTTAAATCTATTCAATCAACAGAAAAGAAAAAGGATATCGTTATCGCACCGGGCAAAATAAAATTTGCAGTCATCAGTATCAATCATCCCCATATTTATGGAATGACGGATGCAATAAAAAGAGGTGGAGGAGAATTAGTGGCTGTATATGCAAAGGAAGCTGATCTGCTTGCTGCTTTTTCAAAAGCATACCCTGAAGCGAAACTTGCAAAAAATGAAAACGAAATTTTAGAAGATAATTCCATTCAGTTAGTGTTAAGCTCAGGCATACCGGATGAAAGAGCTCCTCTCGGTATTCGTGTTATGAAACATGGCAAGGATTACTTAACCGATAAACCCGGCATTATTACGTTACAACAATTGGTTGAAGTAAAGAAAGTGCAGAAAGAAACAAAACGGATCTACTCGATCATGTACAGTGAAAGGCTTGAGAACAAAGGCACAGAAAAAGCGAGCCAATTAGTAAAAGCAGGTGCAATAGGCAACGTAATACAAACAATAAATTTAGCTCCGCACAGGATCAGCAATAAGTATGGTACCTCGGGATTAGCTGTAAGACCAGATTGGTTTTGGGACAAAAAACGCTACGGTGGAATTTTAACTGACATCGGTTCACATCAATTTGATCAGTACTTACATTTTACGAATACAACAGAAGCAACTGTGTTGATGTCGCAGGTAGGTAATGTGCATTTTCCTGA is part of the Lacibacter sediminis genome and harbors:
- a CDS encoding Gfo/Idh/MocA family protein produces the protein MNSNKPNRRKFLQDATKASGLMLFAPMAGKFKSIQSTEKKKDIVIAPGKIKFAVISINHPHIYGMTDAIKRGGGELVAVYAKEADLLAAFSKAYPEAKLAKNENEILEDNSIQLVLSSGIPDERAPLGIRVMKHGKDYLTDKPGIITLQQLVEVKKVQKETKRIYSIMYSERLENKGTEKASQLVKAGAIGNVIQTINLAPHRISNKYGTSGLAVRPDWFWDKKRYGGILTDIGSHQFDQYLHFTNTTEATVLMSQVGNVHFPEAPLFEDFGDVMLSGNGGVGYIRVDWFTPNGLDSWGDGRLTILGTDGYIEVRKNIDIVSANKGGNHLYLVNQKETVHMDCNNETLPFGPAFVDDVVNRTETAMSQAHCFLATELALIAQKQAKPLKLKK